Proteins from one Palaemon carinicauda isolate YSFRI2023 chromosome 26, ASM3689809v2, whole genome shotgun sequence genomic window:
- the O-fut1 gene encoding GDP-fucose protein O-fucosyltransferase 1 isoform X2, which produces MKPIALFGGRFGNQADHFLGALGFAYGLNRTLVLPPWVEYKPGLPKSIQVPFNTYFKVEPLKEFHRVILMEEFMETIAPTLWPPDKRIAFCYMPRYNSEGCNAKEGNPFGPFWDTFNVDFVDSEIYRPLTYDVHHQDMAQKWIERYSPDVWPVLAFTGAPASFPVQLSNRHLQKYLLWNEDITNKANEFIKTLPRGPFVGIHLRNGIDWERACEHVEHSPNFFAAPQCLGYRNEHGVATKELCLPSQNSIVKKLKRAIKSVGAKSVFVASDNDFMIEPLSKALRKMKVTVHRREPSNPHVDLAILGRSNHYIGNCISSFSAFAKRERDAVGFSSSFWGFPIEKEKKLEKDEL; this is translated from the exons GACGTTTTGGAAACCAAGCGGATCATTTCCTAGGAGCTCTAGGTTTTGCTTATGGTCTTAATCGAACACTTGTTTTACCGCCTTGGGTCGAGTACAAGCCCGGGTTACCAAAATCA ATTCAAGTGCCTTTTAACACATACTTCAAAGTCGAGCCACTGAAAGAGTTTCATAGGGTTATTTTGATGGAAGAATTCATGGAAACTATTGCACCGACACTTTGGCCTCCTGATAAGAGAATAG CTTTTTGTTACATGCCTCGGTATAACTCAGAAGGATGTAATGCCAAGGAAGGTAATCCTTTCGGTCCCTTTTGGGATACTTTTAATGTAGATTTCGTGGACTCTGAGATTTATCGACCACTGACGTACGATGTGCATCATCAAGATATGGCTCAGAAATGGATTGAAAGATATTCTCCTGATGTTTGGCCAG TTTTGGCCTTCACTGGTGCTCCTGCAAGCTTCCCTGTACAATTAAGTAATCGTCACTTACAAAAATATTTGTTGTGGAATGAGGATATAACAAATAAAGCAAATGAGTTCATCAAGACATTGCCAAGAGGTCCTTTTGTTGGGATACACTTGAGAAATGGAATAGATTGG gAAAGAGCTTGTGAGCATGTAGAACACAGTCCAAACTTTTTTGCAGCTCCCCAGTGTTTGGGTTACCGTAATGAGCATGGCGTAGCTACGAAGGAACTTTGCCTACCTTCTCAGAACTCTATTGTGAAAAAACTAAAACGTGCTATTAAGTCTGTCGGCGCCAAGAGTGTGTTTGTGGCttctgacaatgattttatgatagAGCCATTGTCCAAAGCCTTAAGGAAAATGAAG gtcacTGTACACCGTCGTGAGCCTTCCAACCCACACGTTGACTTGGCAATACTTGGTCGCTCCAATCATTACATTGGCAATTGTATTTCCTCCTTTTCTGCATTTGCTAAGCGAGAAAGAGATGCAGTAGGATTTTCCTCATCATTCTGGGGATTTCCTATCGAAAAAGAGAAGAAATTAGAAAAAGATGAACTTTGA